A stretch of DNA from Clostridium sp. JN-9:
TTTTATTTTAATGTAGTTGTTACAGTTTTAAATGATTCAGAAAAAAACTCAGCAGGAATGGTGGTTTTATTTCAGAATATTACCGGCATTAAACAGGTAGAAAAAATAAAGAGTGACTTTATTGCAACTGTTTCTCATGAGTTTAAAACTCCATTAACCTCATTAATGATGGGAACAAGCTTAATAAATGAAGAGAGCATAGGAACACTCAATCATCAGCAGAAGGATATTATAGCAGCAATTAAAGAGGATAGTGAAAAACTGCTGAGTCTTGTAAATAATTTGCTGACCCTTTCAAAAATTGAATCAAATAACTCAATATTTAACATGGAGCCTAACTCCATTAATGAAATTATTCAGGAAAGTATGAAAGGATTTATGGAGCAGGCAAAAAACTCCGGTGTTAAGCTAAGCTGTAAATTAGATAATGACATTCCTATGGTAAAAGCAGATTTTGAAAAAGTTACCTGGGTTATAAATAATCTTATTTCCAATGCGTTAAAATTTACTAAATCAGGAGATTCAATTTTTATTTCGGCTTTTAGAAATCAGGATAAACTTTGTGTTTCAGTTAAGGATACAGGTATAGGCATACCAGAGGAATACAGAGAAAAGATATTTGATAAATTTGTACAGGTAAAGCAGGGGGATGATACTTCCACTGGAACAGGCCTTGGATTGTCAATTGCTAAGGAAATAGTTGAAGCTCACGGCGGTGAAATATGGTGTGAAAGTAAGCTGGCATCTGGAAGTGAATTTTTATTTACACTGCCAATAGCAAAGTAGTATTTAAATATGGAGGAATAGATATAATGAAAACAGTGCTTGTGGTAGATGACACAAAAAACATAAAAAATCTTTTGACTACCTGTTTAACTTTAAATGGATATAGTGTTTTAACTGCCAGTAATGGTTTTGATGCTATGGAAATATTAAAAAAGAACAAAGTTAACCTGGTATTTTTAGATATAAAAATGCCTGAGCTAAGCGGAACAGAGGTTTTAAAGAGAATCAGAGCTATGGGAATAGATACTCCTGTAATAATTATGACAGCCTTTGCCACAGTAAAAAACGCAGTGGAGTGCACTAAGCTGGGTGCTGTTACATATCTTCAAAAACCTTTTACCACAGATAAGGTTAAAAGTGTGCTGAAGGAAATTGAGCCATATATAAATGAAAACTCCTTAAGCATAGATGGATATATTATGAGAGCTAAGGAATTAATGAAAATGGGTGAACTGGATGATGCCTTTGACATTCTGAAAAAGGCCTTGTGCATAAATGTAAACAGTAAGGCTGTATATGAGCTTCTTGGCAATATATATGAGCTTAGAGGAGACAATAAAGAAGCTGAAAGATTTAAAAATATAAGTAATTTATTTGACAGCGGTGAATAAAAATCACCGCTGTTTTATTTTTTAAAACAATGTTTAAAACCTATTAACTTAAATATTGGGAGAGATAACAAGTAATGCAATCAATTACATGATATAAATCAAGGTTTTTTGAAGAATGAAGTTATGGATAGTAAAATTGTCTATTTATATATAGGGGTATATTATATGTTATGCACAGATGATAAGGCTGATTTAATACTAAATCCATAGATATTGAGGTGACACATCATGATATTTTTAAATATTATTTTTTTAGCATTGATAATTTATTTGTTTTATGCTCTGTTAGAGCCTGAAAAGTTTTAGCTGATTATAGCAGCAAGGAGGATTTTATATGACTTATTTGGAACTGGCAATAATAATTTTAATTTTAATAGCAGTGACTAAACCACTGGGAACATATCTTTATAAAATAGCAGGATGTGATGATATATCAAAAAAAGGAATATTTAATTCCATTGATAATTTTATTTACAAAGCTATTGGTATTGATAAAATGTCTGTAATGGACTGGAAGAAGTATTCAAAGGCTTTTTTTATTACAAACATTATTATGATTTTTATAGCTTTTATTATTTTATTTGTACAGGCATTACTTCCCTTTAACCCAACAGGTGCCAAGGGAATGAATGTGGCATTAGCATTTAATACCGCAGTAAGCTTTATGACAAATACAAATCTGCAGCATTATGCAGGAGAAAATGGGATAACATTTTTATCTCAGATGCTGGTCATTGTATTTTTAATGTTTGCTTCAGCAGCTTCAGGTATAGCAACTGCATTTGCCATAATGAGAGGTATTGCACAGAAGAGAGATAACCTTGGAAACTTTTATGTGGATTTTACAAGAATAATTACAAGGCTGCTGCTTCCATTTTCAATAGTAATAACTTTGATTCTGGTATCTCAGGGTGTGCCTGATACTTTCAGTGCAGTTCATAAAGCCAGCACTTTGCAGGGAGGAGTACAAACTATAATAACAGGACCTGTGGCAGTATTGGAATCTATAAAGCACATTGGCACAAATGGAGGAGGATTTTTTGCAGCCAATTCAGCTCATCCTTTTGAGAATCCAAATCCATTTACTAATTTAATAGAAATGTTATCTATGATGATGATTCCTGCGGCTTTGGTGTATACCTTCGGACTTATGACAGGAAGTAAGAAACACTCAAGGGTGTTATTTATTTCCCTTATGATTATTTTTGTAACATTGACTTCTGTAGGAATTTATTCTGAAGCACATGCAGGAAAGCCATTTACACAGATGTCCATAAATAATTCTCTTGGAAATATGGAGGGAAAGGAAACCAGGTTTGGCTCAGGTGATTCTGCAATTTTTGCCGGGGTGACTACAGCCTTTACTACAGGATCAGTAAATTCTATGCATGATTCATACACTCCATTAGGAGGCGGAGTACCATTAATATTTATGATGCTTAACACCATATTTGGAGGAGACGGATCAGGTATTCAAAACATTATACTCTATGCCATATTAACAGTTTTTATAACAGGACTTATGGTAGGAAGAACACCGGAATATCTGGGCAATAAGATTGAAACAAGGGAAATAAAATTTGCAGCTCTGGCTATACTTATTCATCCTTTGTTAATATTATTTGCATCTGCTATAACTATAGTTTCGGGTAATGCAGTATCTTCCATAACAAATCCAGGTTTTCATGGACTTACCCAGATGATTTATGAGTTTACTACAGCTTCAGCA
This window harbors:
- a CDS encoding tetratricopeptide repeat protein — translated: MKTVLVVDDTKNIKNLLTTCLTLNGYSVLTASNGFDAMEILKKNKVNLVFLDIKMPELSGTEVLKRIRAMGIDTPVIIMTAFATVKNAVECTKLGAVTYLQKPFTTDKVKSVLKEIEPYINENSLSIDGYIMRAKELMKMGELDDAFDILKKALCINVNSKAVYELLGNIYELRGDNKEAERFKNISNLFDSGE
- the kdpA gene encoding potassium-transporting ATPase subunit KdpA: MTYLELAIIILILIAVTKPLGTYLYKIAGCDDISKKGIFNSIDNFIYKAIGIDKMSVMDWKKYSKAFFITNIIMIFIAFIILFVQALLPFNPTGAKGMNVALAFNTAVSFMTNTNLQHYAGENGITFLSQMLVIVFLMFASAASGIATAFAIMRGIAQKRDNLGNFYVDFTRIITRLLLPFSIVITLILVSQGVPDTFSAVHKASTLQGGVQTIITGPVAVLESIKHIGTNGGGFFAANSAHPFENPNPFTNLIEMLSMMMIPAALVYTFGLMTGSKKHSRVLFISLMIIFVTLTSVGIYSEAHAGKPFTQMSINNSLGNMEGKETRFGSGDSAIFAGVTTAFTTGSVNSMHDSYTPLGGGVPLIFMMLNTIFGGDGSGIQNIILYAILTVFITGLMVGRTPEYLGNKIETREIKFAALAILIHPLLILFASAITIVSGNAVSSITNPGFHGLTQMIYEFTTASANNGSEFAGFAGNTAYMNMLTGVVMFIGRYATIILLMAIAGSMAKKTKLEPSKGTFRTDNALFGVLFVSIIIIVGALTFFPALILGPISEFLSLV